Proteins co-encoded in one Flavobacterium sp. M31R6 genomic window:
- a CDS encoding UDP-glucose 6-dehydrogenase — translation MKITKICCIGAGYVGGPTMAVIAQKCPHIQVTVVDLNTERIAAWNDENTDNIPIYEPGLDAIVAEARGRNLFFSTEVDKAINEAQIIFISVNTPTKTYGKGKGMAADLKYIELCARQIARVAKSNKIVVEKSTLPVRTAEAIKSILDTTGNGVQFQILSNPEFLAEGTAVQDLLNPDRILIGGDTTEEGQKAIQALVDVYSNWVSPEKILTTNVWSSELSKLTANAFLAQRISSINAMSELCEKTGADVNEVAKAIGMDSRIGPKFLKASVGFGGSCFQKDILNLVYIAKSYGLNEVADYWEQVIIMNDHQKRRFSNNIVQTLYNTVADKKIAFLGWAFKKDTNDTRESAAIYVADDLINEQAKIAVYDPKVSRKKILSDLDYLETRTAVENAKSIFTFDDPYLSCEKAHAIAVLTEWDEFVTYDWQKIYDGMQKPAFIFDGRNILNKSELESIGFVYQAIGS, via the coding sequence ATGAAAATTACAAAAATTTGTTGCATCGGGGCAGGATATGTTGGAGGACCAACCATGGCCGTTATAGCGCAAAAATGCCCTCACATTCAAGTTACAGTTGTAGATCTGAATACAGAAAGAATTGCGGCATGGAATGATGAGAATACGGATAATATTCCAATTTATGAGCCTGGATTGGATGCTATTGTTGCTGAAGCCAGAGGGAGAAACTTATTTTTTTCCACCGAAGTGGATAAGGCAATAAACGAAGCTCAAATTATTTTTATATCGGTAAATACGCCTACAAAAACCTACGGGAAAGGAAAAGGTATGGCTGCTGATTTGAAATATATTGAATTGTGTGCCAGACAGATTGCCAGAGTTGCCAAAAGCAATAAAATAGTTGTGGAAAAATCTACTTTACCAGTTCGTACTGCCGAGGCTATTAAAAGCATTCTTGACACTACCGGAAATGGAGTGCAGTTTCAGATTCTGTCAAATCCAGAATTTTTGGCCGAAGGTACTGCAGTTCAGGATTTATTAAATCCAGACCGTATTTTAATAGGGGGAGATACTACAGAAGAGGGACAAAAAGCAATTCAAGCTTTGGTTGATGTGTATTCTAATTGGGTAAGCCCAGAAAAAATATTGACTACCAATGTTTGGTCCTCCGAGTTATCCAAATTGACAGCTAATGCTTTTTTGGCACAAAGGATTTCATCTATCAATGCTATGTCTGAGCTTTGTGAAAAAACAGGAGCCGATGTCAATGAAGTTGCTAAAGCCATAGGAATGGATAGTCGTATAGGACCTAAATTTCTGAAAGCTTCAGTGGGATTTGGTGGTTCATGTTTTCAAAAAGACATATTGAATTTGGTATATATTGCAAAATCTTATGGACTGAATGAAGTAGCCGATTATTGGGAACAAGTAATTATTATGAACGACCATCAAAAACGTCGTTTCTCGAATAACATCGTGCAAACATTATACAATACTGTTGCCGATAAAAAGATTGCTTTTTTGGGTTGGGCTTTCAAGAAAGACACCAATGACACCAGAGAATCTGCGGCAATATATGTGGCTGATGATTTGATTAACGAACAGGCCAAAATTGCGGTTTATGACCCCAAAGTGTCTCGTAAAAAGATACTTTCAGACTTGGATTATTTAGAAACAAGAACGGCAGTGGAGAATGCAAAAAGCATATTTACTTTTGATGATCCCTATTTATCTTGTGAAAAAGCACATGCTATCGCAGTACTTACGGAGTGGGATGAATTTGTAACTTATGATTGGCAAAAGATATATGATGGGATGCAAAAACCCGCTTTTATTTTTGATGGAAGAAATATATTGAATAAATCGGAATTGGAAAGTATTGGTTTTGTGTATCAGGCAATAGGTTCTTAA
- a CDS encoding SDR family oxidoreductase produces MTGNNMEKVLITGGAGFIGSNLCEYFLSKKYKVVCLDNFATGHRHNLKDFVNNGNFSLIEGDIRNLETCQQAVKGVDYVLHQAALGSVPRSINDPITTNDVNVSGFLNMLVAARDANVKRFVYAASSSTYGDSVGLPKVEDVIGKPLSPYAITKYVNELYAEIFSRTYGLETIGLRYFNVFGRKQDPNGAYAAVIPKFVLQLMQHESPKINGDGNYSRDFTYIDNVIQMNELAMTTKKPEAVNTVYNTAFGDRNTLNDLVGYLKTFLAEYDPKIADVAIEYDPTREGDIPHSLASIDKAKVILGYNPKFSLQEGLKEAVGWYWENLSR; encoded by the coding sequence ATGACTGGAAATAACATGGAAAAAGTTCTAATTACGGGAGGAGCTGGATTTATTGGATCTAATTTATGTGAGTATTTTTTATCCAAAAAATACAAAGTAGTTTGTTTGGATAATTTTGCTACGGGTCATCGTCATAATTTAAAGGATTTCGTAAACAATGGTAATTTTAGTTTGATTGAAGGCGATATACGAAATTTAGAAACATGTCAACAAGCGGTAAAAGGTGTTGATTATGTATTGCATCAAGCTGCATTGGGTTCTGTACCTAGATCGATAAATGACCCAATTACCACAAACGATGTGAATGTTTCTGGTTTTCTGAATATGTTAGTAGCGGCAAGAGACGCAAATGTTAAACGTTTTGTGTATGCGGCCAGTTCTTCAACTTATGGGGATTCTGTGGGGTTGCCAAAAGTAGAAGATGTAATTGGGAAGCCACTTTCTCCATATGCCATTACAAAATATGTAAATGAGTTGTATGCCGAAATTTTTAGCAGAACCTATGGATTGGAAACTATTGGGTTGCGTTATTTTAATGTTTTTGGGAGAAAGCAGGATCCTAATGGTGCTTACGCAGCAGTCATTCCAAAGTTTGTTTTGCAATTAATGCAGCACGAAAGTCCAAAAATAAATGGTGATGGGAATTATTCGCGAGATTTCACCTATATCGATAATGTAATTCAGATGAATGAGTTAGCAATGACTACAAAAAAGCCAGAAGCTGTAAATACTGTTTATAATACCGCTTTTGGCGATCGTAATACCTTGAATGATTTGGTAGGTTATTTGAAAACTTTTTTGGCAGAGTATGATCCAAAGATTGCTGATGTAGCAATTGAATATGACCCAACTAGGGAGGGTGATATTCCCCATTCATTAGCCAGTATAGATAAAGCTAAAGTAATTTTAGGATATAATCCGAAATTTTCCTTGCAAGAAGGACTGAAGGAAGCTGTAGGCTGGTATTGGGAGAATCTTAGCAGATAA